In Malus sylvestris chromosome 16, drMalSylv7.2, whole genome shotgun sequence, the following are encoded in one genomic region:
- the LOC126608132 gene encoding histone-lysine N-methyltransferase, H3 lysine-9 specific SUVH4-like, protein MGELNNSAAHRRVSPRLQNVPAEKRPFYGSPKRTADESENDVVRTKRTKVAKPPKPPAQSSKPEAEPSKGKVILESGEGKDCVDWSWYTGADLPLTDANGVSYTARVRETLRVFNLHYLHYVQEEEKRCRRPENGSPVKSPSKKPPKGPSLSPSKGYDKKKDDEPKKQSKRPDLKAVSEMLKKNQILFPEKKIGHLPGIAVGHQFYSRAEMVAIGFHSHWLSGIDCVGESKGKEKFRGYELPFALTVVVSGQYEDDIDNSDEVVYTGQGGNDLLGNKQQIADQVMKRGNLALKNNMEQGIPVRVVRGHDCVNSYTNKAYTYDGLYKVNNYWADKGVAGFTVFKYRLKRLPGQDKLCSKQVNFVGARGSKVQAELPGLVCKDISNGQENICIPATNVIDKPPVAPEGLTYTSSIIVERDVNIPTNAPGCSCKGNCTNPLTCSCARLNGDDFPYVSKDGGRLIEAKAVVFECGPNCGCGPGCVNRTSQRGIKHRLEVFRTDYKGWGVRSWDFIPSGAPVCEYTGVLRKTDEVDGLLGNEYIFEIDCWHTMHGIGSREKRMCDVTIPNGDAESGFSNLSESEPEFCIDAGSHGNVARYINHSCEPNLFVQCVLSSHRDVRLAKIVLFAADNIPPLQELTYDYGYELDSVVGLDGKIKQLACHCGAVGCRKRLY, encoded by the exons ATGGGTGAACTGAACAATTCCGCCGCTCATCGCAGGGTTAGCCCCCGGCTGCAGAACGTTCCGGCGGAGAAGCGGCCATTTTACGGGAGTCCGAAACGGACGGCAGATGAGTCCGAGAACGACGTTGTCAGGACCAAGAGGACCAAGGTTGCGAAACCCCCTAAACCGCCGGCACAGAGTTCTAAGCCCGAAGCCGAACCGAGCAAGGGAAAAGTGATACTGGAGAGCGGCGAGGGCAAGGATTGTGTGGATTGGAGTTGGTATACCGGTGCTGATTTGCCTTTGACCGATGCGAACGGAGTGAGCTACACTGCTCGTGTGAGGGAGACACTCCGAGTTTTCAATTTGCATTACCTTCACTATGTTCAG GAAGAGGAGAAAAGATGCCGTAGGCCTGAG AATGGGAGTCCTGTGAAGAGTCCTTCCAAAAAACCTCCCAAGGGGCCTTCGTTGAGTCCTTCCAAGGGATATGATAAGAAG AAAGATGATGAACCTAAGAAGCAGTCCAAGAGACCTGATCTGAAGGCAGTTTCTGAG ATGCTGAAGAAGAACCAAATTTTATTccctgaaaagaaaattggtcatCTTCCGG GTATTGCTGTTGGGCATCAATTTTACTCTCGGGCTGAAATGGTGGCTATAGGATTCCATTCACACTGGTTGAGTGGAATTGATTGTGTAGGAGAATCTAAAGGCAAG GAGAAATTCAGAGGCTATGAACTTCCGTTTGCCTTAACAGTTGTGGTTTCTGGCCAATATGAAGATGATATTGATAACTCAGACGAGGTTGTTTATACTGGTCAAGGTGGAAATGATTTGCTTGGTAATAAACAGCAAATTGCAGATCAAGTTATGAAACGGGGTAATTTGGCTCTTAAG AATAATATGGAGCAGGGCATTCCTGTTAGAGTCGTCCGTGGACATGACTGTGTCAATAGTTATACTAATAAAGCTTATACGTATGATGGACTATACAAG GTTAACAATTATTGGGCAGATAAGGGTGTTGCGGGATTTACAGTGTTTAAGTATCGTTTAAAGCGACTTCCAGGGCAAGATAAGTTGTGCAGTAAACAG GTAAATTTTGTTGGTGCGCGAGGGTCTAAAGTTCAAGCAGAATTACCTGG GTTGGTATGCAAGGACATCAGTAATGGTCAAGAAAATATTTGCATTCCAGCTACCAATGTCATCGATAAACCTCCTGTAGCGCCTGAAG GCCTTACATATACTAGCTCTATTATAGTTGAAAGGGATGTGAACATTCCAACGAATGCTCCTGGGTGCAGCTGCAAAGGAAACTGTACTAATCCACTGACTTGCTCTTGTGCTCGACTGAATGGCGATGATTTTCCTTACGTTAGTAAAGATGGTGGAAG ATTAATTGAGGCAAAGGCTGTTGTGTTTGAGTGTGGTCCAAATTGCGGCTGTGGACCGGGTTGTGTTAACCGTACATCTCAGCGGGGAATAAAGCATCGACTTGAG GTATTTCGTACAGATTACAAAGGCTGGGGTGTTAGGTCGTGGGACTTTATTCCTTCTGGTGCACCGGTATGTGAATACACCGGAGTTCTTAGGAAGACAGATGAAGTTGACGGTCTCTTGGGGAAcgaatatatatttgaaattgattGCTGGCATACAATGCATGGTATTGGGTCAAGAGAG AAGCGAATGTGCGATGTCACTATTCCAAATGGTGACGCGGAGTCAGGATTCAGCAATCTATCAGAAAGTGAGCCTGAGTTTTGCATAGATGCTGGTTCTCATGGCAACGTTGCTAGATACATCAATCATAGTTGCGAGCCTAACCTCTTCGTACAGTGCGTTTTGAGCTCTCATCGTGATGTTAGACTCGCTAAAATTGTGTTGTTCGCTGCAGATAACATACCTCCCTTGCAG GAACTTACATACGACTATGGTTATGAGCTTGACAGCGTTGTCGGTCTTGATGGAAAAATTAAGCAGCTAGCTTGTCACTGCGGTGCAGTTGGCTGTCGGAAGCGTTTGTACTAG